The proteins below are encoded in one region of Toxoplasma gondii ME49 chromosome IV, whole genome shotgun sequence:
- a CDS encoding Fcf2 pre-rRNA processing protein (encoded by transcript TGME49_211470) produces the protein MKSAIPKGSQGKGGKKGDEASRKSGVHKQLRKERLRAIEAAARLLPPPPDDDACKTSDPAVSTSSPVPSVCSPCSSSSSAAGCRSASASSFRLASSADPALTSLSVLECVSHARSSSDEPLSSLALPSVSQTSLDHLDPGVDTRELCFSSQRVLKKRRERPSASRPSGKFEEASAVAEDAQGAAEHSGGMHELPRLDLTAAPGRFAFHRIDLDARAAASVTLDAKHHRGKKKLLGTVSGVHKPQGTLLVGPSPARQSLPSGAADAGSDRPPTEAAALLLPPTVKRSADLATLVDAGKLQQQERLAKRDAAKAHLANWYDIPAQELSPALHRELKVLELRGHMDPKKFHKEGLKIRSERTERRIGSGVYVQHTAHLHVCTVKDGFGSRGGVGAGRESEAVGCSKRRKGKGGSLLSSLLKDASVETWTRKKVRDLGSATFHAKGRKNSWKMLKKRR, from the coding sequence ATGAAGTCTGCCATCCCGAAAGGCTCTCAAGGGAAGGGtggaaagaaaggcgacgaggcgAGCAGGAAAAGCGGAGTGCACAAGCAACTCCGTAAAGAAAGGCTTCGAGCAATCGAGGCTGcggctcgtcttctccctccgccGCCTGATGacgatgcatgcaagacTTCCGATCCCGCTGTGTCGACGTCTTCTCCTGTCCCTTCGGTTTGTTCTCCGtgctcgtcctcttcgtctgccgccGGCTGTCGTTCAGCTTCAGCTTCGTCTTTCAGGTTGGCATCTTCTGCTGACCCCGCCTTGACGTCTCTGTCCGTCCTCGAGTGTGTGTCGCACGCGCGCTCTTCAAGTGATGAacctttgtcttctctcgctctcccttcgGTTTCACAAACAAGTCTCGACCACTTAGATCCGGGCGTCGACACGCGAGagctctgtttctcttcccagcgggttctgaagaagagacgggaaAGGCCGTCGGCCTCCCGGCCGTCTGGGAAGTTTGAAGAAGCCTCCGCTGTTGCCGAGGACGCTCAGGGCGCTGCTGAACACTCCGGCGGAATGCATGAATTGCCTCGACTCGACCTTACTGCCGCCCCTGGACGCTTCGCGTTTCACCGAATAGATCTCGACGCTCGCGCGGCTGCATCTGTCACTTTGGATGCGAAACACCACCGGGGGAAAAAGAAGCTGCTGGGTACGGTTTCAGGTGTGCACAAGCCGCAGGGAACGCTTCTGGTTGGTCCTTCGCCGGCGCGGCAGAGTCTGCCCAGCGGCGCGGCAGACGCTGGGAGCGACAGGCCCCCGACGGAGGCGGcagcgcttcttctcccgccgaCAGTAAAGCGCAGTGCGGATCTCGCGACTCTGGTGGACGCGGGGAAGCTGCAGCAACAGGAACGGCTTGCAAAGCGGGACGCGGCAAAGGCGCATCTGGCGAACTGGTACGATATTCCAGCTCAAGAGCTTTCCCCGGCCCTCCATCGCGAACTGAAGGTGCTCGAGTTGCGTGGCCATATGGACCCGAAGAAGTTCCACAAGGAGGGGCTCAAAATTCGGTCCGAGAGAACCGAGAGACGCATTGGAtctggggtgtatgtacagcaCACTGCGCACCTCCACGTCTGCACCGTTAAAGACGGATTCGGCAGTAGAGGGGGGGTCGGCGCCGGCCGCGAGAGCGAGGCTGTGGGCTGCTCGAAGCGGAGGAAAGGCAAGGGTGGTTCGCTGCTGTCATCTCTTCTCAAGGACGCCAGCGTGGAGACGTGGACACGGAAGAAAGTTCGCGACCTGGGGTCGGCGACGTTCCACgcgaaaggaaggaagaattCATGGAAGATGCTCAAAAAGCGTAGGTAA
- a CDS encoding hypothetical protein (encoded by transcript TGME49_211460), with product MTTNRKGDVTVFRKERNQPSCTADVTMEGSSACGIPVAGQNQRMAPLRNDVRYRRCPRVAMTPRGGFERRASALVPLSLLVITLLTKAEGKSSSNTEAKFESHGAAQFSPLTVVNQPPAEPLSAAVEHAVNNSNDPSGSHDPLLLNDGVDSDEGSRPSRQEHEEADGWGQFGSRHLADVTQSGKQPQSEDIQSGSQAGVANHLSLAVGNSSSVKKEDVEQGMSDETEFEPSHSDPVGKRHPRRLRGEGAAAEAADAVRQLSVEPSSVSDPPSHPQFGVEQESEFVTGAEKRPPPTAVPVATTRAVQPVGIGVLSTTTLLAKRALEEVGSLGRGIGLYLYGVVFRGNLLLQANVLGKIKENIGVLEFVEEFQPQFAPSRRAIVDELTVWQDTLQRVVQQEQAFVLQYQAYVSALREWSNRKFHNDSGVHPTVSPVVDSQASQAPPDSAPATEQFSSETARDVDEQEVLEPSRNADITESRGPGDLGLMAPGGDMAPSSVPSNAEQVNAYEFQSKPASSLVQVNDTGDYSATRFARQVVNEKPPYTPHLRESSLPSAQVAVTGQPGDDEFVAHEGPETSEVLRASHSTDAGPDLVENPPEIDRTSSAIDTEMTDVDSVVVASQGSEAVHNNSNADATQGPPFVVPRGVRGPLTTPPSMHASAGIPPFFARKEDNDSADSPAKEVLPVSVAVDQHDEAIRESNGTKAPKEAGSSVLSTSHQNESSKGVALEDNSPGKSPSLPAVPVEGLPGTKAVGERIAAETEEAFSGSKGETVHGHLSTPEWVDSESDTERGLYGRQDSMLLPPPDDVETLDLYLSLLQSTFFKCGALLSRALLADDSKELTWFYQEVLPSMSHLGRVSIAVVASQHRRGVRSAASAERHLQKIRSMLFHVTVVDDAFLHAIYARDEPPTSERLEASDSDEYRKPNARARSQKTKKDKVKVEGTRVGAAIEFAKAHLVKPWVIGLLTFASLVGIDHYGYNRYY from the coding sequence ATGACAACAAATAGAAAAGGCGATGTCACAGTCTTTCGCAAGGAACGGAATCAACCATCGTGTACGGCAGATGTGACAATGGAGGGATCGTCAGCGTGTGGGATACCGGTGGCCGGCCAAAACCAACGAATGGCTCCACTGCGGAACGATGTACGCTACAGGAGATGCCCACGAGTGGCAATGACTCCTAGGGGCGGTTTCGAGCGGAGAGCAAGCGCTCTAGTGCCCCTTTCCCTTTTGGTTATCACCTTGCTAACAaaggcagaaggaaagagttCCTCTAATACAGAGGCAAAATTCGAATCACACGGCGCAGCCCAGTTTTCTCCGTTGACTGTTGTGAACCAACCACCAGCAGAGCCTTTGTCTGCGGCTGTAGAACATGCTGTGAATAATTCAAACGACCCGTCAGGTTCGCATGATCCTTTGCTGCTTAACGACGGTGTTGACTCAGATGAAGGATCTCGTCCTTCCAGACAGGAGCACGAAGAGGCCGATGGATGGGGCCAGTTTGGCAGCCGGCACCTTGCTGATGTAACACAGAGTGGTAAACAGCCACAGTCGGAAGACATTCAGAGCGGGTCGCAGGCTGGTGTCGCCAACCACTTGTCGCTTGCCGTCGGTAATTCATCGTctgtgaagaaagaggacgtCGAACAAGGAATGTCGGACGAGACCGAGTTTGAGCCGAGCCACAGTGACCCCGTGGGTAAAAGACACCCGCGGCGTCTTCGAGGGGAAGGTGCtgctgcagaggcagcagacgCGGTGAGGCAACTCTCCGTCGAACCTTCGTCCGTCAGTGATCCTCCTTCACACCCTCAGTTCGGCGTAGAACAAGAAAGTGAGTTTGTTACAGGTGCCGAGAAGCGCCCTCCTCCCACGGCTGTGCCGGTGGCAACAACGAGAGCAGTGCAACCCGTTGGCATCGGTGTTTTGTCGACAACAACTCTGCTGGCAAAGAGGGCACTAGAAGAGGTGGGCAGCCTGGGGAGGGGCATTGGATTGTATCTTTATGGCGTTGTGTTCAGGGGTAACTTGCTTCTGCAAGCGAATGTGCTGGGTAAGATCAAGGAAAACATCGGAGTGCTCGAATTCGTCGAAGAATTCCAGCCGCAATTCGCGCCTTCTCGTAGAGCGATAGTCGACGAACTGACTGTGTGGCAAGATACTTTGCAGAGGGTCGTGCAGCAAGAGCAGGCGTTTGTTCTTCAATATCAGGCTTACGTGTCTGCTTTAAGGGAATGGTCAAATAGGAAGTTCCACAATGACTCTGGGGTGCATCCCACAGTAAGCCCAGTGGTGGATTCACAAGCATCACAAGCACCACCTGACAGTGCACCTGCAACGGAACAATTCTCCTCAGAAACTGCACGAGACGTTGATGAGCAAGAAGTGCTCGAACCTTCACGAAACGCAGACATAACGGAATCGCGGGGACCTGGTGACCTTGGATTGATGGCGCCTGGCGGTGACATGGCACCTTCGAGCGTTCCGTCAAACGCAGAGCAGGTGAATGCTTATGAGTTTCAATCCAAGCCGGCTTCTTCACTAGTGCAGGTGAATGACACCGGAGACTACAGTGCAACCAGATTTGCTCGCCAAGTGGTCAATGAGAAACCTCCGTATACTCCACATTTAAGAGAAAGCTCGCTACCGTCTGCCCAAGTTGCTGTTACAGGTCAGCCGGGGGATGACGAATTCGTAGCTCATGAGGGACCAGAAACATCCGAAGTTCTACGAGCTTCACATTCCACTGATGCCGGACCTGATTTGGTTGAAAATCCTCCGGAGATTGATAGGACGTCTTCTGCTATCGATACTGAGATGACAGATGTAGATTCGGTCGTTGTGGCTTCTCAAGGATCAGAAGCGGTCCACAATAACTCGAACGCAGATGCCACACAGGGGCCGCCCTTTGTGGTTCCTCGGGGAGTCAGAGGACCGTTGACCACACCTCccagcatgcatgcatcggcAGGGATTCCACCTTTTTTCGccagaaaggaagacaacGATTCAGCTGATTCCCCGGCGAAAGAAGTACTCCCAGTTTCTGTGGCTGTAGACCAACATGACGAAGCCATTCGAGAATCAAATGGGACGAAGGCACCGAAGGAGGCAGGCAGCAGTGTGTTGTCGACATCGCATCAAAACGAGAGCTCGAAAGGAGTCGCTTTGGAGGACAACAGTCCTGGCAAATCTCCCTCGTTGCCGGCAGTTCCGGTGGAAGGACTTCCTGGCACCAAAGCTGTGGGTGAACGTATTGCGGCTGAAACAGAGGAGGCGTTTAGCGGGAGTAAAGGAGAGACGGTTCACGGGCACTTGTCCACACCTGAATGGGTGGACAGCGAATCGGACACAGAGCGGGGGCTGTATGGGCGGCAGGACTCGATGCTGTTGCCGCCACCAGATGACGTGGAGACGTTGGATCTTTATTTGTCGCTGCTTCAAAGCACGTTCTTCAAGTGCGGGGCGCTCCTGTCTCGAGCTCTCTTGGCAGATGACAGCAAGGAACTGACCTGGTTCTACCAGGAGGTACTACCCAGCATGAGTCACCTTGGTCGCGTTTCGATCGCGGTGGTGGCCAGTCAGCACCGTCGCGGTGTGCGGtctgctgcgtctgccgAACGTCATCTACAGAAGATTCGGTCAATGCTGTTTCATGTCACTGTTGTGGATGATGcctttctgcatgcaattTACGCGAGGGACGAACCCCCCACTTCAGAGCGCCTGGAAGCGTCAGATTCTGATGAGTACCGCAAGCCGAACGCGCGTGCCAGAAgtcagaaaacaaagaaagacaaagtcAAAGTCGAGGGCACACGGGTTGGCGCCGCCATCGAATTTGCAAAAGCGCACCTCGTCAAGCCGTGGGTCATCGGTCTTCTGActttcgcgtctcttgtTGGTATCGACCACTATGGCTATAACAGGTACTACTAA
- a CDS encoding hypothetical protein (encoded by transcript TGME49_211450~Predicted trans-membrane domain (TMHMM2.0):63-86:115-138), whose amino-acid sequence MKIFSSLLSSFCLSSCLGPSPHTLPLSAVSSLPRFLHAKDMRLVILFNRTPSGPLSFLLCVFFVFLFFLFIFFLFIFFLFCFLYLLRFSSFPLLYLSRGCTRNKCFGRDRSSHRSHICLFCALLVFSFSAFPFFTLSLSSAPSPSSCSSSSSLFSSPFFSRASSSSSFFSSSLFSSPFSSLLVAEALPVSRSWSDTRSRGSREFGVARTSLFPEFDSSLPLSLEKGGRGTLLSSPSRLSALFPDVQSPFLSGASPACLLSPPSSSKHQSRLPSLRRRHPVADFFAVLRGDTAGRPWSFLSCPQSKNAVFSLFSSSSTSFFFENRTRLTWPEFSSACDDTRSSRSTLSAEWRSQPPFSSSFPRESSFALPVSRVARQALHMSPPRPHSSDCDSRSSSACWSRSSLPSSSSVSYRLLSSPCFHSSSSRCFRFPSSPCSFSLGTLCSRSFASRSSSSHSACLSSSPSPPSSSYAVLSPPCLPPLSSSPSPPSSLPRLTSSLASLPSSENAHALPPGVSVVPQTNLLLLVAYDGSNFSGWAANLSPPERTLLVASPLTSQSDSSPSPPSSSFPDSSSPTASRSVPASSSSLSASSTSASPSLSRPPKQLRTVEWVLRQAFAAVHPLSRRRQRDILALLWRKTFLDVSQQAAESRPRGTLAASSGEGEATREATGEEEPSGEKATRERAKTRRPRAAADVTEAEPTDELDVCSEAKKHDLGVARPASESQEDAFLQAFVERRRREWQVLLGEVRRAEQQARESLRKEREASSEEWERNKHSTEAPSSLQNARASQAKRTQQPPSPHTAPATDPDGQEANEAEQDEKGEEKVDDDHGLDTFREDPDLVDNVDDEKDEASRIVSRMPLVAPPIVLRPASRTDRGVHAAGAICQYVSYYHPLHIPLESFAAGVNRRLPPDVRILAALDLNLLADQGLFLDYSKPLLPGCADAGQDSSETSKGREGEGTHRKGNTNDDSNKEEDNRDDESKGVEHKGEGNQGEHRGEAEGDTTQTGVAVTCGREDESRETRMGASDGSSPSSASPAGSKKLSPLHASADSATLRSGVPTVYQLSQKKHYTYFLSLAPAVFPPLRHGCWALAEDARLRNWALQMLNFSGNRGPGKKTQGRRSEEERENEDLREGGEETHTRRGEAEKDETASSSWQRGGGLPRDRPGAKDVPRGQAKSLWGSPTIARGPNLETESEKGGCALAQRKTNLFKVLSFDLDEMKQAAKALEGHHSFAAFRCEYSGKEKARHLHRDNPFCTVESVSISPLDFDPWPHPPCASPPLMASPAPPRPLSDGETERQAHAAETPPVSRKRTGQTSTGKSEAATEQLSRFRGASVLSRAPAVFSSPAFRDGRDLPQGLRIDFVGNRFLYKMVRKMVGALVQVALGRLSVDDIRCALEHGRLPPTGGEKASGKSCTFSREDAAGSTPLQSLRTDCRMTSQANDERDKRGSNIEESRASSFVRSTNIDIFEFRDSGILCAPPQGLTLQKVFLPEFIESRLYNTGSPVSEE is encoded by the exons ATGAAgatcttctcttctctcctctcctccttctgtctctcttcttgtctcggtCCCTCTCCTCACACCCTCCCCCTctctgcagtttcttctctcccgcgtttcctccATGCGAAAGACATGCGCCTTGTAATCCTCTTCAACAGGACACCCTCAGGtcccctctccttcctcctttgcgtcttcttcgtcttcctcttcttcctcttcatcttcttcctcttcatcttcttcctcttctgtttcctctacctgcttcgcttctcaTCGTTTCCCCTTCTGTACCTCTCGCGCGGATGCACAAGGAACAAATGTTTTGGCAGAGACAGGTCATCGCACAGGTCGCatatctgtctcttctgcgcgCTCCTTGTattttccttctcggcttttcctttcttcactCTTTCCTTATCGTCCGCTCCGTCTCCGTCATCTtgctcctcgtcctcttctctcttctcgtcgcctttcttctctcgtgcttcttcctcctcttcgttcttctcctcttctcttttctcctctccgttctcttcgttgCTTGTCGCAGAGGCATTACCAGTTTCGCGCTCGTGGAGTGACACCCGAAGCAGAGGCTCTCGAGAGTTCGGTGTGGCGAGgacgtctctttttcctgagTTCGattcttcgctgcctctctctctcgaaaaAGGCGGCAGGGGTACGCTTCTCTCATCTCCTTCAAGGCTTTCCGCCCTATTTCCAGACGTACAGTCCCCGTTTCTGTCCGGTGCTTCACccgcttgtctcctctctcctccgtcgtcttcaAAGCACCAGTCGCGGCTTCCCTCCCTGCGACGCAGACATCCAGTCGCAGATTTCTTTGCCGTCCTTCGAGGCGACACTGCGGGTCGTCCGTGGTCTTTCCTTTCATGCCCGCAAAGCAAAAATGCAGTTTTctcgttgttttcttcttcctccacttcaTTCTTCTTTGAGAACCGGACAAGGCTGACCTGGCCTGAgttctcctctgcatgcgacgacACACGGTCCTCGCGCTCCACTCTCTCCGCGGAGTGGCGTAGTCAacctcccttctcctccagCTTTCCCCGGGAGTCTTCGTTTGCTCTGCCAGTCTCTCGCGTCGCGAGACAGGCTCTTCACATGTCTCCGCCCAGGCCTCATTCCTCTGACTGCGACTCTCGGAGTAGCTCTGCTTGTTGgtctcggtcttctctcccctcttcgtcATCCGTCTCGTAtcgtctgctttcttctccgtgcttccactcttcgtcctctcgctgctttcGCTTCCCCTCATCTCcctgttccttttctcttggcACTCTGTGTTCGCGTTCGTTCGCTTCGcgttcatcttcttctcattctgcgtgtctttcttcttctccctctcctccgtcttcttcgtacGCCGTTCTGAGTCCAccttgtcttcctcctctctcttcttcgccttctcctccttcgtcgctgccTCGTTTGACGtcctcgctcgcgtctctgccttcttcagagAATGCGCATGCGTTGCCTCCGGGGGTCTCTGTGGTGCCGCAAACGaacttgcttcttctcgtcgcctACGACGGATCCAATTTCTCTGGGTGGGCGGCCAACCTCTCCCCGCCAGAGCGAACTCTGCTGGTGGCCTCTCCCTTGACCTCTCAGTCTGACTCgagtccttctcctccctcttcttccttccctgaTTCGTCTTCCCCCACCGCTTCTCGTTCTgtccctgcttcttcttcttctctatcTGCCTCATCtacttctgcttctccttctctctcgcgccccCCCAAGCAGCTGCGAACTGTGGAGTGGGTGCTGCGACAGGCGTTTGCGGCGGTTCACCCTCTGAGTCGTCGACGTCAGCGCGACATCCTTGCCCTTCTCTGGCGCAAAACGTTTCTTGACGTTTCGCAGCAAGCGGCGGAATCAAGGCCTCGCGGCACCCTTGCAGCCAGCAGCGGAGAAGGTGAAGCTACGCGCGAAGCaacgggagaggaagagcctTCAGGCGAGAAGGCAACGCGAGAGCGAGCGAAGACCAGGCGGCCGCGGGCCGCAGCCGACGTCACAGAAGCAGAACCGACGGATGAACTGGATGTGTGCTCTGAAGCAAAGAAACATGACCTTGGAGTCGCAAGGCCGGCAAGCGAGTCGCAAgaagacgcgtttctccaaGCCTTCGTCGAACGGCGGCGACGCGAGTGGCAAGTCTTGCTTGGCGAGGTGAGGCGCGCAGAGCAGCAGGCGCGTGAGTCTCTcaggaaagaacgagaagccaGTTCTGAAGAatgggagagaaacaaacactCAACGGAGGCACCCAGCAGTCTGCAAAACGCCCGCGCCTCCCAAGCGAAACGCACACAGCAGCCACCGAGTCCGCATACAGCCCCAGCGACGGACCCAGACGGtcaagaagcgaacgaagcggagcaagacgaaaaaggcgaggaaaaagtgGACGACGATCACGGCCTTGACACGTTCCGCGAAGATCCGGATTTGGTGGACAACGTAGAtgacgagaaggacgaagccTCTCGGATCGTCAGCAGAATGCCTCTTGTCGCTCCTCCCATCGTTCTTCGTCCGGCGAGTCGAACGGACCgaggcgtgcatgcagccggcGCG ATCTGTCAATATGTCTCCTACTACCACCCTCTCCACATCCCGCTGGAAAGCTTCGCCGCAGGTGTGAATCGCAGGCTTCCTCCCGATGTTCGAATTCTCGCAGCTCTTGACTTGAATCTGCTCGCAGACCAAGGCCTCTTTCTGGACTACTCCAAGCCTCTTTTGCCTGGATGCGCGGATGCTGGGCAAGACTCTTCTGAAACGTCCAAGggccgcgaaggcgaaggaactCACCGCAAAGGAAACACGAACGATGACAGCaacaaagaagaggacaacagagacgacgaaagCAAAGGAGTGGAACACAAAGGGGAAGGAAACCAAGGCGAACAtagaggagaggcagaaggagacacgacaCAGACGGGAGTGGCTGTAACatgcgggagagaagacgagtcgagagagacaagaatgGGAGCCTCTGATggttcgtcgccttcttcggcttcgccTGCGGGTTCCAAgaaactgtctcctctgcatgcatcggcgGACTCGGCGACCCTGCGGTCGGGGGTACCTACAGTGTATCAGCTCTCGCAGAAGAAACATTACACGtactttctgtctctcgcgcccGCGGTCTTCCCGCCTCTTCGCCACGGCTGTTGGGCGCTTGCTGAAGATGCGCGGCTGCGCAACTGGGCATTGCAGATGCTGAACTTTTCGGGCAACAGAGGaccagggaagaagacgcagggaagaaggtccgaagaagagagagaaaacgaggaccTACGCGAgggcggagaggagacacacacgcgTCGTGGCGAGgcggaaaaagacgagacagcaaGCAGTTCCTGGCAACGCGGGGGAGGCCTTCCCAGGGACAGACCGGGAGCGAAAGATGTACCAAGAGGGCAGGCGAAATCTTTGTGGGGTTCGCCCACGATCGCGCGTGGACCGAAtctggagacagaaagtgaAAAAGGAGGTTGTGCGCTTgcacaaagaaaaacgaatctCTTCAAGGTACTCTCCTTCGACTTGGACGAAATGAAGCAGGCCGCAAAAGCCTTGGAAGGGCATCATTCATTCGCg GCCTTTCGGTGCGAGTACagtggaaaggagaaagcgcGTCATCTGCACCGAGACAATCCTTTCTGCACTGTTGAGTCCGTCTCGATTTCGCCTCTCGACTTCGACCCCTGGCCGCACCCGCCGTgtgcctctcctcctctcatGGCTTCTCCAGCTCCCCCGCGACCTCTCAGTGACGGAGAGACGGAACggcaagcgcatgcagcggagaCACCACCTGTTTCGCGGAAGCGAACCGGCCAAACAAGCACTGGAAAAAGCGAAGCAGCGACCGAGCAACTCTCCCGCTTCCGCGGCGCCTCTGTCCTCTCACGAGCACCTGCTGTTTTCTCATCGCCAGCCTTTCGAGATGGCCGAGATCTGCCTCAAGG acTGCGCATCGACTTCGTTGGCAATCGCTTTCTCTACAAGATGGTTCGGAAGATGGTGGGAGCTCTCGTCCAG GTGGCTCTCGGCCGGCTGTCGGTGGACGACATTCGCTGTGCGTTGGAGCACGGGCGGCTGCCTCCAACGGggggagaaaaagcaagCGGAAAAAGCTGCACTTTTTCACGAGAGGATGCAGCGGGCAGCACACCGCTTCAAAGCCTCCGCACAGACTGTCGAATGACATCCCAAGCAaacgacgaaagagacaaacgaggaAGTAATAtcgaggagagcagagcgtCTTCCTTTGTGCGGTCGACGAATATTGATATTTTCGAGTTCCGCGACTCCGGAATTCTTTGCGCTCCACCTCAGGGTCTCACCTTGCAGAAAGTGTTCCTTCCTGAGTTCATAGAGAGCCGGCTGTACAACACCGGCAGTCCAGTGTCCGAGGAATAA